In Granulicella mallensis MP5ACTX8, the sequence GGGTAGATAGTTTGTTGATTTTTCAGGGACCGATTTTTCAAGGACAAGGAGGAGCGCTATGCAACAGGACAACCTGATAAACCAGCACGAGCCGCATCATGGCCAGGAACACCATGACGACACCGTCCTCCTTCCAGCGCCAACGCCCTGGCCTATGGTGCTTTCGCTCGGCCTCGCGCTTTTGATTACCGGCATGGTGACGCATTGGGTCGTCAGCCTGCTCGGCCTCGTTCTGACGCTGCGCTCGATGGTCGGCTGGTTCTTCGATGTCTTCCCCCACGAGAAACATATCTACGTCCCAGTCCAGGCTGGAATCATCGAGATCACCAGCACTCGAACCACCCGCTCTCAACTGCCGGTCGGTGTCGATCATCGCAAGTTGATTCCGATTGAGACCTTCAGCGTTACCGCCGGACTCAAAGGCGGCATCGTAGGCGGTATCGCGATGATCGTGCCCGCGGCTCTCTTCGGCCTCATCCGGTATCACAGCGTCTGGTACGCCGTGAACCTGCTGGCCGCGGGCGGCTTTGTTCATTGGGCAGGTGAAAGCGACGCCTTCCTGGCCCAGTTTCATTTGTATGGTCTTCTCGCCGCTACCGCCATCCACGGCCTCACTTCGATCCTTATCGGCCTTCTCTATGGCGCGATGCTGCCCATGTTTCCTCGCAAGCCCATTCTTACAGCGGGCTTTGTCGCCCCTTTGCTTTGGACAGGCATTCTCTACTCGGCGCTGGGAGTGATCAGCCCCATCCTCAATGCGCGCATCGACTGGCTCTGGTTCGTCGTCTCGCAGATAGCCTTTGGCCTGGTCTGCGGCTTCATCGTCAACCTGCAGGTCAAGGTGCGGACGCCGCAGTTCCGAGCGCTGCCTTTCTCTGTCCGCGCCGGTATCCACAGCGACCAATCTCACAAGGAAGATCCCTCTCATAAGGAAGACCAATGAGATCGTCCCAAGAAATTCGTCGCCTGAGACCTGCGTCGCGAAGACTTAACGTGCTTGGCGCTCTCATGCTGTCTGTGGGCGGCATGGCCCTCACCGGCTGCAACCACATCCATGGCCGTCCCGGCCCTGGACCCGAGGTCGTACGCCCTGAAGAGGTTCTCGACTTCCCCACCCTCTACAAAGAGAACTGCGCTGCCTGCCACGGAGCGACGGGCAAAGGGGGAGCGGCCCTCGCGCTTGCCAACCCGGTGTATCTTGCCGTAGCCGGAGAAGACAACCTGCAGCGAACGATCTCCAAAGGAGTCAACGGCAAGTTGATGCCCCCCTTCGCTCAGAGTGCGGGTGGCATGTTGACCGATCAGCAGGTCGCAGTGCTGGCGAAGGGCATTCTGCAGACGTGGGGAACGCCGAACGTTCTCGCGGGCCAGAATCCTCCGCCCTACCTCGCGACTCTGACGGGCGATGCCGAGCACGGACAACAGGCCTTTACCACCTCTTGCGCGCGATGCCACGGAGCGACGGGTGAAGGAAGGTCGCAGGGGACCAAGGGCAAACTCGGCTCCATCGTCGATCCCTCCTATCTCGCGCTCATCAGCGATCAGGATCTTCGCAGTCTCATGATCGCCGGACGGCCTGACGAAGGAATGCCCGACTGGCGCACCGACTCCTCCCAGCCCCTTACCGAT encodes:
- a CDS encoding c-type cytochrome, encoding MLGALMLSVGGMALTGCNHIHGRPGPGPEVVRPEEVLDFPTLYKENCAACHGATGKGGAALALANPVYLAVAGEDNLQRTISKGVNGKLMPPFAQSAGGMLTDQQVAVLAKGILQTWGTPNVLAGQNPPPYLATLTGDAEHGQQAFTTSCARCHGATGEGRSQGTKGKLGSIVDPSYLALISDQDLRSLMIAGRPDEGMPDWRTDSSQPLTDQQITDITAWLASKRVSDPGQPYRTHP